From Atribacterota bacterium, a single genomic window includes:
- a CDS encoding metallophosphoesterase family protein, whose amino-acid sequence MRIGVISDVHSNAEAFQTVLSQLTDTDAIFCLGDIIGYGADPLFCIEKIRELEIPCIKGNHEGAVTGQLDLQYFNEDARLAIVWTKKQLQEKDFVYLRALNRKIEMCRDVLGVHGSPRQPLWEYILDEQVAEEIFTSFDFRIYFIGHSHIPGYFTFNRKNKAVNYNNAINGAEINIKENNSYIINCGSVGQPRDGNPQASFVIFDTEKSIVRIIRHDYPVLKAQEKINRANLPHFLAERLAMGI is encoded by the coding sequence TTGAGAATTGGAGTTATCTCTGATGTACATAGTAATGCTGAAGCTTTTCAGACTGTTCTAAGTCAATTAACAGACACAGATGCTATTTTTTGCCTGGGTGATATTATAGGATATGGAGCAGATCCTCTGTTTTGCATTGAAAAGATTAGAGAGTTAGAGATCCCATGCATTAAGGGTAATCACGAAGGTGCAGTAACCGGTCAACTGGACCTGCAATATTTTAATGAAGATGCCAGACTGGCAATCGTCTGGACTAAAAAACAACTTCAGGAGAAAGATTTTGTCTACTTAAGAGCTTTGAACCGTAAGATTGAAATGTGCAGGGATGTGCTTGGAGTGCATGGCAGTCCAAGACAGCCATTATGGGAATATATTCTGGATGAGCAGGTTGCTGAAGAGATTTTTACTTCATTCGATTTCCGGATTTACTTTATCGGGCACAGCCATATTCCCGGCTATTTTACCTTTAACCGCAAAAATAAAGCGGTTAATTATAATAATGCAATTAATGGTGCAGAGATTAATATCAAAGAGAATAACAGCTATATCATAAATTGTGGCAGTGTAGGACAGCCCAGAGATGGAAATCCTCAGGCTAGTTTTGTAATTTTTGATACTGAAAAATCAATTGTTCGCATCATAAGACATGATTATCCTGTTCTGAAAGCACAAGAGAAGATTAACAGGGCAAATTTGCCCCATTTTTTAGCAGAAA
- a CDS encoding dihydroorotate dehydrogenase-like protein, with translation MVDLAVHYSGLKLKNPIIIASSPLGEKIENIQLLEKEGAAAVVLPSLFEEQTDLEEKSHFLLYEEKGYSKYLEYYREVLQNKLMPDEYMEYISKLKSNIDLPIIGSLNGVSVGGWINNAISMEEAGADAIELNIYFLPTNPDMDGRKVENNYLKLVDEITTSVAIPVAVKIHPYLSSIPNMVKSLGEAGASAVVLFNRFYQPDINLEKMKVEPALKLSTSQELLLRIRWTAILYSKVKPDIAITGGVHTAEDIVKSIMSGANATMLASSLLNKGFSYLGSLLKDLEHWLENHKYESIQEIQGIMSQKSVSEPAAFERANYLKVLDSYNNE, from the coding sequence ATGGTAGATTTGGCTGTACATTATTCGGGTTTAAAATTAAAGAACCCAATTATTATTGCTTCTTCTCCCTTAGGAGAAAAAATTGAGAATATTCAGTTGTTAGAGAAAGAAGGTGCCGCAGCAGTTGTATTGCCTTCTTTATTTGAAGAGCAGACTGATTTAGAGGAAAAGAGTCATTTTTTACTATATGAAGAAAAAGGATACAGTAAATACTTAGAATATTACAGGGAAGTTCTTCAGAATAAACTAATGCCTGATGAATACATGGAATATATTTCAAAATTGAAAAGCAATATTGATTTACCCATAATTGGCAGTCTGAATGGTGTTTCAGTGGGGGGATGGATAAATAATGCCATTTCGATGGAAGAAGCAGGAGCTGATGCCATTGAATTAAATATTTATTTCCTGCCTACCAATCCTGATATGGATGGAAGAAAAGTAGAAAATAATTACTTAAAGCTCGTTGACGAGATTACCACCAGTGTTGCAATTCCGGTTGCAGTAAAAATACATCCATACCTAAGCTCAATACCAAATATGGTTAAATCTTTAGGTGAAGCCGGTGCCAGTGCAGTTGTCTTGTTTAATAGATTTTACCAGCCTGATATTAATTTAGAAAAGATGAAAGTTGAACCGGCACTAAAATTAAGCACTTCCCAGGAACTATTGTTACGTATCAGATGGACTGCTATTCTCTATAGCAAGGTAAAACCGGATATAGCTATTACCGGTGGGGTTCATACTGCCGAGGATATTGTCAAAAGCATTATGTCTGGAGCAAATGCAACAATGTTAGCCTCTTCATTGCTTAATAAAGGTTTTAGCTATTTAGGTTCTTTGCTGAAAGATTTAGAACATTGGTTAGAAAACCATAAATATGAGTCAATTCAAGAAATTCAAGGCATTATGAGCCAAAAATCGGTTTCTGAACCGGCAGCCTTTGAAAGAGCAAATTACCTGAAAGTGCTTGATTCCTATAATAATGAATGA
- a CDS encoding serine protease has protein sequence MMTQVKKLSVVNAKVYILSIIVLLVFLSLLSNSFASEDVREAIVKVYTVSNSPDYYNPWSMQGPRASSGSGCMIEGNLILTNAHVVGNQTFLQVRKYGDTQRFTARVVAVSHLTDLALLTVDDEQFFEGEPALSLGELPETQQEVLVYGFPMGGDMLSITKGVISRIEHQPYVHSSSVFLAGQIDAAINPGNSGGPVLVEDKIVGVVMAGIPSAQNIGYMVPVPVIRHFFKDIEDGSYDGYPSLGIGMQDMENEGLRKYYQMEPGASGVLINQVIPGSPADGKLQLGDVLVKIEDYPVGNDGTIEFRRNERTLLNYAVQQKQIGEDIILTVLREGNEEKLNINLSRSMKKDRLVPMEEYETLPTYYIYGGLVFCPLTKDLLNIWGSQWSQSAPRELVCHLLSNTPEREDQQIVVLLKALAAEVNQGYQNINSWVVDQINGEKIWNMHDLVEKVENCQEPFVIFEDQWNKKVIIDKEKAMESHYEILDIYRIPFDRSEDLVE, from the coding sequence ATGATGACCCAAGTTAAAAAATTATCAGTAGTGAATGCAAAAGTATATATACTAAGCATAATTGTTCTTTTAGTGTTTCTTTCTCTGCTTTCAAACTCTTTTGCTTCAGAAGATGTGAGGGAAGCAATTGTAAAAGTGTATACAGTAAGTAATTCTCCTGATTACTATAATCCATGGAGCATGCAGGGCCCAAGAGCCAGCTCCGGCTCCGGATGTATGATTGAAGGGAATTTAATATTGACCAATGCCCATGTGGTAGGCAATCAAACATTTCTGCAGGTTCGCAAATATGGTGATACGCAAAGATTTACTGCACGCGTAGTAGCAGTCTCACATTTAACTGACCTGGCATTATTGACAGTAGACGATGAGCAATTTTTTGAAGGTGAGCCGGCTTTGTCCTTAGGTGAATTACCGGAGACTCAACAGGAAGTCTTAGTATACGGGTTCCCAATGGGTGGGGACATGTTAAGCATTACCAAGGGTGTAATTTCAAGGATTGAACACCAGCCTTATGTTCACAGTTCATCAGTCTTTTTGGCCGGTCAAATTGATGCAGCTATCAATCCTGGTAACAGCGGGGGACCGGTTTTAGTGGAAGATAAAATTGTAGGAGTAGTTATGGCAGGAATTCCATCTGCTCAAAATATAGGTTATATGGTTCCGGTTCCGGTTATCCGCCATTTCTTTAAAGATATTGAAGATGGCAGTTATGATGGTTATCCAAGTTTGGGTATTGGCATGCAGGATATGGAAAACGAGGGCTTACGAAAATATTATCAGATGGAGCCGGGGGCAAGTGGTGTTTTAATTAACCAGGTTATTCCGGGTTCTCCTGCTGATGGAAAATTACAGCTTGGTGATGTGCTGGTAAAAATAGAAGACTACCCGGTGGGTAATGACGGTACTATTGAGTTCCGCAGAAATGAAAGAACTCTTCTTAATTATGCTGTGCAGCAAAAACAAATTGGTGAGGATATCATTTTAACTGTCTTAAGAGAAGGAAATGAAGAAAAATTAAATATCAATCTGTCGCGTTCCATGAAGAAGGATCGTCTTGTACCGATGGAGGAATATGAAACCCTGCCCACTTATTATATTTATGGTGGGCTGGTATTTTGCCCTCTTACGAAAGATTTATTGAATATATGGGGCTCACAATGGAGCCAATCTGCACCAAGAGAGCTGGTCTGTCACCTGTTGAGCAATACCCCTGAGAGAGAAGATCAACAAATTGTCGTATTGTTAAAGGCTTTGGCAGCTGAAGTAAATCAGGGATATCAAAATATAAACAGCTGGGTTGTTGACCAGATAAATGGAGAAAAAATATGGAATATGCATGATTTAGTGGAAAAAGTAGAAAATTGTCAGGAACCATTTGTAATCTTTGAAGATCAATGGAATAAAAAAGTTATAATTGATAAAGAGAAAGCAATGGAGAGTCATTATGAAATTTTAGATATCTACCGAATTCCATTTGATCGTTCAGAAGATTTGGTTGAATAA
- a CDS encoding DegV family protein, translating to MRIRIKYINGKRFKRFIMTSAQRINQTEKHLNDINVFPVADGDTGTNLAITMNNIVTEVLDYQKNSFEEMIQRIARAALSGARGNSGAILAQFFQGLAEATRGMSSLTTVTFSKAALKAAEQATNAISNPREGTIITVMKEWAFYTNQLAHKTPDFVELFKKSLAKAKKSLLETPDKLSVLKKAGVVDAGAEGFVNLLEGIVDFIEYGKLKTLQNNDSESLTGVNRKNISYSREQVKFRFCTECLLEGKDLDKTLIRKRLEGLGDSQVIAGSDEQIRVHIHTNQPDFVISLVGSMGKVLETKIDDMWEQTEIINLKTGKRRVTLVADSTCDLPDDLIQKYNIKLVPIAVSVNQENFLDRINISAKEVVDYLENPDYHVTTSQPPYQYFDNVYQQAGQESDAIISIHISGKLSGTYQAACVAGKKSKYSDRIQVIDARTSTVGLGLLILKAVHLIEKGFTVDQIAKQINHHIEHSKIFVSIPTLKYLIRSGRLDRIKGLIGSMMHLKPVISLNKEGSFEEAAKVIGHKRLLEKTLELATNFAESVKNPHFGIAHIQDIELARWYQRELQKRFPKAEIYIAEGSPALTVHIGKGGTAIAVMGE from the coding sequence ATGAGGATACGTATTAAGTACATTAACGGAAAACGTTTTAAAAGATTTATCATGACATCTGCCCAACGGATTAACCAGACAGAGAAACATCTTAATGATATTAATGTATTTCCTGTAGCCGATGGTGATACCGGAACCAATTTGGCTATAACAATGAATAACATTGTAACAGAAGTACTTGATTACCAAAAGAATTCTTTTGAAGAGATGATTCAGCGAATAGCGAGAGCAGCATTAAGTGGGGCCAGGGGCAATTCCGGTGCCATCCTTGCACAGTTTTTTCAGGGGCTTGCCGAGGCGACAAGAGGGATGAGCAGCTTGACAACTGTTACTTTTTCGAAAGCTGCACTAAAGGCAGCTGAACAGGCTACAAATGCAATATCAAATCCTCGTGAAGGCACTATAATAACTGTTATGAAGGAATGGGCTTTTTATACTAATCAGTTAGCCCATAAGACACCGGATTTTGTTGAGCTATTTAAAAAATCTCTTGCAAAAGCAAAAAAATCATTATTAGAAACACCTGATAAACTATCTGTTTTAAAAAAAGCAGGAGTTGTAGATGCAGGTGCAGAGGGTTTTGTAAATTTACTGGAAGGAATTGTTGATTTTATTGAATATGGAAAGCTGAAAACACTGCAAAATAATGATTCTGAATCCCTTACAGGGGTTAATAGAAAAAATATATCTTATTCCAGGGAACAAGTTAAATTTCGCTTTTGTACCGAGTGTTTGCTGGAGGGTAAAGATCTGGATAAAACTCTTATTAGAAAAAGATTAGAGGGCTTAGGTGATTCACAGGTCATAGCAGGCTCTGATGAGCAAATCAGAGTACATATACATACAAACCAGCCTGATTTTGTAATATCACTTGTTGGTTCCATGGGTAAAGTTCTGGAAACTAAAATTGACGATATGTGGGAACAGACTGAAATTATCAACCTGAAAACAGGGAAAAGAAGAGTAACCCTGGTAGCTGACAGTACCTGTGATTTACCCGATGATTTAATTCAAAAGTATAATATAAAATTAGTTCCCATCGCTGTAAGTGTTAACCAGGAAAATTTTTTAGACAGAATAAATATTTCCGCAAAAGAAGTAGTTGATTATTTAGAAAACCCTGATTATCATGTAACTACTTCTCAACCTCCTTATCAGTATTTTGATAATGTTTATCAACAGGCAGGCCAGGAAAGTGATGCTATTATTTCTATCCATATTTCCGGGAAATTAAGCGGAACTTACCAGGCTGCATGTGTTGCCGGGAAAAAAAGCAAATACAGTGACAGGATTCAAGTAATTGATGCCAGGACAAGTACAGTTGGTTTAGGATTGCTGATATTAAAAGCTGTACATCTTATAGAGAAAGGGTTTACAGTGGATCAGATTGCAAAACAAATAAATCATCATATTGAACACAGTAAAATATTTGTCAGCATCCCTACATTAAAATACCTGATTAGAAGTGGTCGACTGGATAGGATTAAAGGCTTAATCGGTTCAATGATGCACTTAAAACCGGTTATCAGTCTTAATAAGGAAGGATCTTTTGAGGAGGCCGCAAAAGTAATCGGACATAAACGTTTATTGGAAAAGACATTAGAATTAGCAACCAATTTTGCCGAGAGCGTTAAAAACCCACACTTCGGCATTGCCCATATTCAGGATATTGAATTAGCCAGATGGTATCAACGGGAATTGCAAAAGCGCTTTCCCAAGGCAGAAATTTATATTGCTGAAGGATCACCCGCATTAACTGTACATATAGGTAAAGGCGGTACCGCTATCGCCGTAATGGGCGAGTAA
- a CDS encoding sigma-70 family RNA polymerase sigma factor: MGNRGKRELDEIINRLRYQLKAIIRKLNLHHQYIDGEDLYQEILLYLWQQNRDGKLKNKNDSYILQGCYYYLKNYLRKYVRSESKKSDYNQYYNLPKQGNESGKDNQFDYHNHTTYDMDEYLYYDDFKKELSYKERALLNLKLKGLSSREIGKELGISHTMVLKMRKKMVEKYKSLYQ; encoded by the coding sequence ATGGGGAATCGCGGCAAAAGAGAATTAGATGAAATAATAAACAGATTAAGGTATCAACTTAAAGCGATTATTAGAAAGCTGAATCTTCACCATCAATATATTGATGGTGAAGATTTGTATCAGGAGATATTATTGTATTTGTGGCAACAAAACAGGGATGGAAAATTAAAAAATAAAAATGACAGCTATATCTTACAGGGATGTTATTACTATTTAAAGAATTATCTTAGAAAATATGTCAGGTCTGAAAGTAAAAAATCAGATTACAATCAGTATTATAATTTACCAAAACAGGGTAATGAATCTGGGAAAGATAATCAGTTTGATTACCATAATCATACTACCTATGATATGGATGAATACCTGTATTATGATGATTTTAAGAAAGAATTATCATATAAGGAAAGGGCGTTACTTAATCTAAAACTGAAAGGATTGAGTTCCCGGGAGATTGGGAAAGAATTGGGTATTTCTCATACAATGGTATTAAAAATGCGAAAAAAAATGGTTGAGAAATATAAATCACTATATCAATAA
- a CDS encoding Na/Pi cotransporter family protein — protein sequence MNIFILFGLIGGLGLFLFGMRQLSEGLQKIAGNKIHQILEALSKNPIKGVATGTIITAILQSSSATSVITIGFANAGLLNLKQAMSIIFGANIGTTITAQIISFQLHDYILPVIGIGFAFNTFARRKVYQYIGSVMIGFGLLFLGLSTMSSAIDPLKSNPLFISLLVSVAEKPILGIFIAAIVTAVLQSSSATTAIIISLSIQGLLGLNAAIPLILGTNIGTCITALLASIGSSITGRRIAVGHFLTKTAGVTIFYFFLNQFISLSSLTASTVPRQVANAHTLFNVIDTLILLPFLPLILKVLMRIIPGKEKVIKKGTIFLEKSLINTPSIALGQVKKELVRMGNIALGMLRSSLTALQKNNDRIVQDIYLKEDILNTIHREITKYLLVVSQKSLSHAQSQSLANLMNISGHIERVGDHIENIADLAENKANEKLIFSQKAEKDLKYIFSKVEKSLQYSLNALKDRNAEIAKVVTKREDEIDRIEESLRNEHIQRLTKQICNPEAGIIYIDVLSNLERIGDHAFNISMMVIDELTNSKEKG from the coding sequence ATGAATATATTTATTTTATTTGGTTTGATTGGCGGTCTGGGTCTATTTCTATTCGGGATGCGTCAGCTGAGTGAAGGTCTGCAAAAAATTGCCGGAAATAAAATACATCAGATACTTGAAGCCCTTTCAAAAAATCCTATTAAAGGTGTTGCAACCGGAACTATAATTACAGCAATCTTGCAAAGCAGTAGTGCTACCAGTGTCATTACAATCGGATTTGCTAATGCAGGATTATTAAATTTAAAACAGGCAATGAGTATTATATTTGGAGCAAATATCGGAACAACAATAACTGCCCAGATTATTTCTTTCCAGCTGCACGATTACATCCTACCGGTTATTGGAATAGGTTTTGCTTTTAATACATTTGCCAGGAGAAAAGTATATCAGTATATAGGTTCTGTTATGATAGGATTTGGCCTGTTATTTTTAGGGCTTTCTACTATGTCTTCTGCTATAGATCCCTTAAAAAGCAATCCCTTATTTATCAGTCTGTTAGTAAGTGTAGCGGAAAAACCTATACTTGGCATATTCATAGCTGCAATCGTAACTGCCGTTTTGCAAAGCAGCAGTGCCACTACAGCAATTATCATCTCATTATCCATTCAGGGACTGCTTGGATTGAATGCAGCTATCCCTCTTATCCTGGGAACCAATATTGGTACCTGTATTACGGCTTTATTGGCAAGCATAGGAAGTTCCATTACCGGAAGACGGATAGCAGTTGGCCACTTTCTGACTAAAACTGCCGGTGTAACCATTTTTTATTTCTTTCTAAACCAATTTATCTCCCTGTCATCCTTAACAGCTTCTACTGTTCCCCGTCAGGTAGCAAATGCTCATACACTGTTTAATGTAATCGATACATTAATATTATTGCCCTTTTTGCCATTAATATTAAAAGTATTAATGCGTATTATCCCGGGTAAAGAAAAAGTCATAAAAAAAGGTACTATATTTCTTGAAAAAAGTCTAATCAATACTCCTTCTATCGCTTTAGGACAGGTAAAAAAAGAGTTAGTGCGCATGGGAAATATAGCACTGGGTATGTTAAGAAGCAGTTTAACTGCCTTGCAAAAAAATAATGACAGGATTGTTCAGGATATCTATCTAAAAGAAGATATATTAAATACTATCCATCGTGAAATAACAAAATACCTGCTGGTTGTATCTCAAAAATCCTTAAGTCATGCACAATCACAGAGTCTGGCTAATTTAATGAATATTTCAGGACATATTGAAAGAGTAGGTGACCATATCGAAAATATTGCAGATTTAGCAGAAAACAAGGCTAATGAAAAACTGATTTTTAGTCAAAAAGCAGAAAAGGACTTGAAATATATCTTTTCAAAGGTTGAAAAGTCCCTTCAATATTCACTGAATGCACTAAAAGATCGCAATGCGGAAATTGCAAAAGTAGTTACTAAAAGAGAAGATGAAATAGACAGAATTGAAGAAAGTCTCCGCAATGAACATATTCAACGGCTTACAAAACAAATCTGCAATCCTGAAGCCGGAATTATCTATATAGATGTGCTCAGTAATTTGGAAAGAATCGGTGACCATGCTTTTAATATCAGTATGATGGTTATTGATGAATTAACCAACTCCAAAGAAAAGGGATAG
- the glnA gene encoding type I glutamate--ammonia ligase, whose amino-acid sequence MPEVTKEMILKKAEELKIRFVRLKFTDIMGIPKNIEVPVRDLKKALDGEIMFDGSSVQGFCRIEESDMYLQPDFNTFMINPWEEEQDVARIICDIVNPDKTPFAGCARTNLKRVLSELKERGLTANFGPEMEFYLFGRDENNNATTRTNDQASYFDLSPVDLGEEIRRDMVITLEKLGFEVEASHHEVGPGQHEIDFRYSDGITTADRIMVLKLTSKTIAMWHNLHVTFMPKPVYGIAGSGMHTNISLFKNGSNAFYDPDNKYELSKEALYFIGGIMKHAKGLTAITNPLVNSYKRLTSGYEAPVYIAWSHRNRSPLIRIPVSRGDSTRIELRSPDPSCNPYLSFAAILSAGMDGIDRKIMPPDPVSENIYAMDDLQLKKFGIDQLPGNLKEALEEFKKDKVLQNGLTEHIITNYLRAKYQEWECYSLQVHPWELTQYLSMY is encoded by the coding sequence ATGCCAGAAGTAACCAAAGAGATGATATTAAAAAAGGCCGAAGAATTGAAAATTCGATTTGTGAGGCTTAAATTCACTGACATCATGGGCATTCCCAAAAACATTGAAGTACCGGTTAGGGACTTAAAGAAAGCTTTGGATGGTGAAATAATGTTTGATGGTTCATCAGTTCAGGGTTTTTGCCGGATTGAGGAATCGGATATGTATTTGCAGCCGGATTTCAATACTTTTATGATAAATCCATGGGAAGAAGAACAGGATGTGGCTAGAATAATCTGTGATATAGTAAATCCGGACAAAACACCATTTGCCGGCTGTGCCCGAACTAATTTAAAAAGAGTGCTCTCAGAATTGAAAGAAAGGGGACTTACTGCTAATTTTGGCCCGGAGATGGAGTTTTATTTATTTGGCAGGGATGAAAATAATAATGCTACTACCAGGACAAATGATCAGGCCAGTTATTTTGACCTTTCTCCTGTAGATCTGGGTGAAGAAATACGCAGGGATATGGTAATTACTCTGGAAAAATTAGGATTTGAAGTTGAAGCTTCTCATCATGAAGTCGGGCCTGGACAGCATGAGATTGATTTTCGTTATTCAGATGGTATTACAACAGCAGATAGAATTATGGTATTAAAACTAACCAGTAAAACTATTGCTATGTGGCATAATTTACATGTGACATTTATGCCGAAACCCGTTTACGGAATTGCGGGCTCGGGAATGCATACTAATATATCATTATTTAAAAACGGAAGTAATGCCTTTTATGACCCGGATAACAAATATGAACTAAGCAAAGAAGCCCTTTATTTTATTGGCGGAATAATGAAACATGCAAAGGGATTAACCGCAATTACCAATCCACTGGTTAATTCCTACAAACGTCTTACTTCCGGTTATGAGGCACCTGTTTATATTGCCTGGTCACACCGCAACCGCAGTCCTTTGATTCGTATACCGGTTTCCAGGGGAGATTCTACGAGGATTGAATTACGCAGCCCGGATCCTTCCTGTAACCCTTACCTGTCTTTTGCTGCTATTCTGTCGGCAGGTATGGATGGAATAGATAGAAAGATTATGCCCCCGGATCCGGTTAGTGAAAATATCTATGCTATGGATGATTTACAATTAAAGAAATTTGGCATAGATCAATTACCAGGTAATCTAAAAGAGGCTTTAGAGGAGTTTAAAAAAGACAAGGTTTTACAAAATGGTCTAACAGAACATATTATAACCAACTATTTACGGGCGAAATATCAGGAATGGGAGTGTTATAGTTTACAGGTTCATCCCTGGGAGCTGACACAATATCTTTCCATGTATTAA